The nucleotide sequence CACTATATCATCATGTCTGTGTTAAAAAAGCTACCATGGTCATTGTTTTAAAACCCCTTACCCTGTATTTTAGaaagaacattttcagttttactaCAGTATGTATTACCAACAATGTATTGTACTGATTATATTGTTcagatttctttcttttgattACAAATTGGCTATCATAAAGAGAGTTTACAGTATATTATGTTATACGTTCAAAAGAGTTCCAGTAATTAAGTTATAGGTAGAAAATATTGAAGAAGCCCACCCATAACTAACATGACATTTATGCAAGGAAAGTTAAACAAATATTATTGCCTACATTTACAGAAAGATGGCTAAATGAGAGATGTTTCTGATAATGAAATAGGTGTGCTTACTTCCTCTTAAAACACGGTGGCAATCAAAGCCAGAAAGCAAACAGCTCTTCACTTCTTCCGTGCTTTCAGTTGTGTTTGGCCCAAGGTGTGTCATCCTTGGAAACTGTGGTTCCATGGAAACAGGCTTTGGAAGGTGTGTGACGCCTTGCTTCCAAGGGAACAGAAACCTTATAGGTTAAGTCTCTTAATTAGATGAAGATTATTGGGTaggtgggggttgggtttgTGACCAGTCAAAATGACGATAATGCTGTGCCCCAGTTCATagactgaaaacacatttttactttcacatttgttttttttagttgagTGAAGTATACTACATAAGGTTGATCCAGAgtgagtttgtttttgtatttcatttgtaaatgtgatTGAGCAAGACAAAAAAGGCAAGGCTATTGTGTGTTTATGGAAATGTTTGTCTCTTAATTGAGGTTTTTGTGGAAACTCAAGTTTGTTTGAAAATACTGCAAAATGAAGACAGGACTTTGTAACGCTGTGGtagaagaaaaatgaagaagacacacatgcatatctTTTGTGCACTTATTGTCAGCTCAATGGAAATTTTGTCCTTTTAATAATTAAGAAGTGAGCATCACAAACTGTTCCTTTACTTAACTCTGAACAggtttcatattcaaaatggCAACAGTCATGAGAAACAGATGGGTTCTGTAAAGTTTTTTCATTAACTCTAACTTCAATTACAAACTATCTTTTAATATCTATTTCCCCCCAAGGCACACATTATAGAAATGGCCATTAATCTTTAATTTGATAAGAAAcacataattgcatttttattatgttatactgaaaatgaaaaattctgttCCTGTTGTCCACAGGGACCATTGTTGAGCACGTggagatttttttattgctgtgagcaggaacaaaaaacaaatctgggaaaagtgtttttttgatttatttaggCAATAAATGTGTGCAATAGCCCTTCTGGACTACAGCCCctcaaaatgtaatttcctctttgactcctggtgggaggaggggggataaCCTAatcatggaaaataaatgaggAAACTGAAGCTGGTTATTAAGGGTGTGAACGTCTGTGCTGCGGACCTTTGGAGACTCCTTGTTGGAGGGACTAGTGTACAATTACAGATGAGCGTGGCTCAGTAAGGTGATATGCATGTTAACCTGTAGCGTACACAGAAGTATGATTCATACAAGGAACTGCCTATACGCTAGACTTCACCCATTCATttcctgtatttctttttaagaTCTTTTGATATATCCTCCGGCATATCATAGTTCATGTTGTTTTAGGCAAATAGTTCTTATATTTCAATACAAAGACCAATTTTCTCTTTATTATGCCATGTGAAAGTAGGCCAAAATATTCGCTAGTTCTGTTGTACCCTCTGATCCTGTTATCACCCCAGTCACATGTCTCACATTGCTACACATGTTCATGGATGCAAtctttattgctgtttttgcaATACTATCAAGATTCAGGTATGAAGTTGGGGGTTATTAGTGTATGTACCTACTACTGGTCTACCCTTTTGTGCAGTCATTCCTAATTCGTTGTTTTCTTCAAGAATGgtcaaacaaacataaaataatgacaGCCGATATCTAAAGAAGAACACGTGATTGATCTGATTTCCGCTCATTAAAAAGGAGCTTTGACATTCCGTACCTGCCTGCGCATAATGGCATGACTAGGGTACTTTGTGTTTCACTGTGTCAGCATCATAAGTCAAATAAAACAGGACactgaaaatacaaacatagcaattgatttattgaaaaataaaaacagcaaaacagggTCAGAATCTCCCATTTGAAATGGAGGACACGCATAGCAGTGGCACTCTGGCTGTGCACAGGTGTGCCGGCAGCCTGCTTTCCATACGCAGTGAAAAGTAATCTCCCCCctgtgtgcttcctggctgtgCTCCTTCACCGAACAGCTTTGGGATCTTTGTGTAAAATACACCAGCTAGTCTCTGAGACTCAAAGCTCAGGAGACTGCACTGTGTTCACAGGATATGATATTCACCCTTTAGGACCTGACAACAAAACATGTATACAATTTCAAAACCGTATTAAGGCCACAGCTACAAAACGTGCTGTGGAATAAAAactcaacaaaacaaataagaaatgtgacaaaaaacagcacagcctaTTTAACAACAAATATATACAGTTTATACTGCCAAAAACCGCGACAGGCATGTGAGGAGAAAGCATAATATATTACTGTTTCGCAGATGATATGCTCACATTGATCTCATCCGCTCCTTCCGTAATTTTGTTAGCGACATTTCAGACAGTAACAGGAACATAAGTACTTCCATGCAAATGTGAAATCGTATGTTGTATAATGTtatagaaatgcatttttgatataaatttttttttcacattttgaaattcTTTGTAGCTTTTTAGGTTTTTatcaacaaaatcaaataaattaattgctCAGAGTAGCACGTACACTATACATCATACAGATAAGCATCCACAGTCAGTTATAGCTATTACATCCACAAGTAAgtaacatatttcatttgttcGAGTGTTTTactcattttacacacacataaacagttTCCCATATAAGTAAATGTAACATGAACATAAGTTCCATGTTTTCAGTAAAAGTAAATGTAGCAGGAAGTCCTCTCACAGTGTCCAGCATTTACCTTCtacctgacacagagagggCAGATGAGATACAGGTCAAGCTTGATGGCTCTTTGAAAAGAAATGCGCTGCAACAGatcacaaacaagcaaaaagcaATAGCAGACATATCCCTTCATTGCGGAGTCTGTCATGGTGCCCGTTTTAGCGTTCACTTTCTACCGCATAAAAGGGCGAAGGAAgttgggggttttgggggggggggggggggggaggttaaaATTCCTGACAGGAGAGTGCAGTTTGGGTCATTCAAACATAGTCTTTCTTGTCATAGCCTGCCCCGCCTGTTGAGCGTGGGGCAGAGTAAGCCATCCTGGAGGGGTTGTACCTCTTCTCTTCTTTGGGTGGACAGGAGCAGCACAGCATGGCCCCTCCAATGATCAGGAGGGCAGCCGATGCCCAGCCGATGTAGAGGGACGCGCCCAGCTCCCTCCTCTGGGCGTCGGTCAGCAGGGGGTTGTAGAAGTCCCTGATGATGGTGTTGGCGGTCCAGCACATGGGAACCAGCTGCATAACTCCAGCCACGATGAAGAAGATGCCGGCGATTATCATCACCTTGGCCTTCGACGCCTCGTCCTCGATGCAGTTGGTGCACTTGGCCCCCACAATGGAGATCAGGACAGCCAGCACGGACACGATGATGGAGATGACTGTGAGGGCGCGGGCCGCCTGCAGGTCCTGGGGCAGGGCCAGCATGGAGTCGTACACCTTGCACTGCATCTGCCCGGTGCTCTGTGTCACGCAGTTCATCCACAGGCCCTCCCAGATCACCTGCGCCGTCACGATGTTGCTCCCGATGAAAGCCGTCACCTTCCACATGGGCATGGCGCAGGCCACAATGCCGATGATCCACCCCACCACGCCCAGGGCGATCCCCACAATCTCTAGCCCAGCAGACATCGTTTCTGGTTCCGCTGCTCAACAGTTCCTGCTATGTGGGGTCTGGCCGGAGATTCTCTGTGTTACCTGCGAGAGGCAAGCTGTCAGTCTGCCTTAAATGGTCCTGCCCCTCGAGTCAGTGTGATGTGGCGATGCTGCAGAACAAATATCCTTTATACCAGTagcaggtggagggaggagTTCTTATGGGAGGTGACATCATGTGGGAGGTAGGGCTGCAGATTCTCAGAATGCATACATGATCCCTGCCTACAATGGCTAAAGctatgatggggggggggggggggtgaaggtttCATCTGTTAAACTGACCTGACCGCTTTAGGTTCTAGTCTGTTGCAGAACTGAAATATAGTTTAAttcctgaaatgaaaatggaaagaaatctgTCCAGCTTCCAcgtaaaacacacaaataacaaaaacattaaagacCCAACAAAAATTGTTGCTTCACTTTTTGTCTTCCCTTGTAAATGGCTGTagtgaaaataaaactaataacacTATATTCTTGCTAAGTAGATGCAtcttattttaataaatcatcTGTATTTTACGGGATATATTTGAAGTAAGGTCTTTTTCagtccaaaaatgttttatgaaatgaTTTACAATGGATAATCTTATATTTATTAGGTCtggtaaattttattttgttatatttttcttcttattctttGACTTCGTCGAACAACAAGCAAAGTAGGCTACTCAATGTTTTAGAGAACGGCCCTACTCTGTACGCAGGAATGAATGTaagagcaaaataaacaaaaaaagtgctttgTGATGCAGACTTGAGGTGAGCTTCTGTTTGCATGAACTGGCCTGCAGGTCTGTTGCCTACCGTGATGCAAACACAATGGCTCATAGcccagggggaggagaggagacgcttttaaaaaatgacccaCACTGTTCATGTGTCCTGCTTTTTTTCCTTATACATTACAAACtgaatttcttttgtttatGAGTAATGCTACCATTTTCCTCTTAAGAACAATATTCTTTCTAAAATCAAGCAGTAAATTTGACAAAAGCCATGTGTCTAGGCTATTTAAAATCATGGGAGTGTTGCATATTTGAGGGCTGGTGTGTAACGTCTTTTGAGGGTTCAAGACAGGCTGACAGAACAGATGCAAAGGAATTCTGCCAAAAAATGCACCAAAGCAGTGTCTTAAGAATGATaaaataactccaaagcaaAGCATGTGAGGTTCAACAATTTCCAGGTGGCACGCTGTTTTTCACAATGATCGTAACATTTTCCATAGATAAAGGAACGGATCCTATTCTGTGATTAGGCTtgacaacaataacaaataacaaataacccACAACAAAtcacgggtgggggggggggggggggggcgggggttgctATGTGTGGACTCTTGTGTTCAAACCCTCCAGTGCAATGCAACTGAGATATTGTTAGAGGCCATTCTATTGGCCTTGCGCATTAGCACGTTGCCTGAAGCTACAAATACGAAAACGCATGTGAGCAGGCCGGCTGCATGCCAGTTTCCATTCTATCCTGCTAAAGTTGATCAAATATGGATACATGGCTTTGCCTAGTTGTATGAATAGCAGTATTTTATTATGGTCAGAAATGAGCTGATTAATGTTTGCATGAACACTGTAGGAAAGTCTACATGAAAACTCAAGGCTTCAGCGAGCATGTAAATAATTTCCATCCAACTGTTCTGGAATTTTGTCCTGTTAAAAATAGTGAATGAGTTACAGTACTGCGGCTGACAATACTTCTTAACAAACAACACATAGGCTTGCCATCTGTTTACATGTTACAAGCAGAGGTCATGCAAAAGAAAATTGTGTGTATTTCCATCGTTATCATTTCCAGCCACAATGTGCCATAATAGATTTCCTTAGAAGGTACCCAGCATATCATATGCTGATTGCACCCTCGCATGAACAAGCTAATGTCTAATTAATTGACATTTAATTCACCTATGTCCCTATTCCTGCtgtgaaaaacaacattttttgtgcttttattgtGCTGAGAATATGGTTCTTTACCGAATCACATTTGTCATGTCTGTTCATCAATCTCTGCATTGTAGCATTGCTTTAAAGCCAACATTTATTATAACCAATTAATAAAAGGTAATAGTTTCTCAAGATCTCCTGCAAGGGTCTTGACAAACCTACTTAATTAGCCACTGTCAGTCACTGGGTCTGCCATTCCAAAGGGTGTGGCCAAGCCTCCAGACTGGCAGTAAACGATGTCTGATGTGATAAGCTGCTCTGGCACCTGATGGCCCAGTGTTGACAGATGGCACTCCCTTCCATTTTCACAACCTGAACAGCCCCATTGTTTGCTAGCCATTGGGGCCTGTGTTTACAGATGGACCCATGCAAAGTGGTTTTTGTTCTCCACAAGAATCAAACAGCCAGACGGTGAGTTGGGTTAGCCAGCCTTGCTTTTCCACAGCTAACTGAAAAACCAGAGCTCAATATCCAGAGCTTTGCTGACTTCGTTCCTATCTTGAAAGTAGTGCTCCACTGTTTCCAGaggccttttttaaaatctgaaatgctTGGATAAAATTTCTTggataaatttttttttcattttgtcccttttttgtcaCCTCGTCACCTATGCCTGTATGTCAATCAAGATTTTACTAGTTCACTGCTTAACCAAATGATGGGGAACTAACTTACacttttcaacttttttctgtgttacctactatgcaaaataataataataataataataactatatatagtataaaattaaattactgaCTGAAATTTATATATAGTCTACAACAAGTGTACAATGCATGCCTGCTAagtattaatgaaaaaaattctattCAATGTCATAGGGGTTTAACAACTAATACAATATAGCTTTACTTCGGGGGTAACAAAAAAAGAGCTGGATCCTTTCaaactgtcaaaaataaaacaagatgttCCTTTCTTGAAAGTTAAAACGCccttgttactcatttatttttatttttttgcaaaaatctTGAAATCTTGAACTGTGTAGGCTACACCAAACTACTGCAGTTAATTAGCTATCCAATTAACAAAACTAGCTAGTTACCAAAACTACAACAGTTCAGGAAGCTAACTTGCTTCTTCCTTGACAACCAATGACAACTGGTTAACTAAATTACTAAATGTAGTCATTAAGtgattaaaaagcatttttatttggcaAGTTTGTGAAATTAGTAGGCCTAATGATGATGAATATTGCATTTGAATATTGCCTTAAGCTATTCTCCTttacactttacaataaggttgCATTAACCAACCTGAACCAAGAATGAACTAATCTATTATTCATGTTAACTAAACCATTACCAAAGGTGGAATAGGAGCTAGAGGTTGAGCAAGTAAGTTTCTTAGGTGTAAATAATGTGGTATTCATTAGTGTTAGTGAACAATTTGTTCATGTTAGGAAATACCTCCTGTCAGTATTTCTTGTCAGTGTGTGAAACATTGCTTGTGATAATCAATATGGAAGTAGTCATACTTCAATGACATTGAGTTAACATGGAAGAGAATGGTACATGATttgatgaaatgcaaataaattatttcaagttaACAAATGCCTGTCAATAAATTGATTCATTCTTTGTTCAGGTTAGTTAATGTACTAATGTCAGCTAGAGGAACCTCATTGTAAAGTGTAACCTTTGCTATGTAACAATACATTGTACACATGATATGAAAATGTGAGTTGACGGGCATTAGCAGTTGCTTCGTTAAAACTATAGGAGTGATAAAACAGCCCCGGATAGTAAGTTTGAAAACgtataactttttaaaactgcGTGAGTCGCAAAAGACTACTAACAGAGAAGAAGCGACTTTGCATTTCGACCACACACTGACCACGAGTTCGAAGATGATAATATTGAGCATTATGGAGCCTCTGACAGAACCTCAGGATTATGCTTGCGACGTGCCATCAAGTTTCGGTGTACCTATGATAAGTATATAACCCAAAGCACTTTGCAAATGTCCACTGTCTAAAACAGTTATTACAGTTAAAAGTTTCCTAGATGCTAAATGTTATGTAGATTTGCTGAACAACTGGATGGCTCAACCCAGAGGGCCCATCAACATCACATGCATAGTGGGTGCTGCACGAAACACATTTAGCTACCGATCAGATAATTATTTCAAGtgtcaatattttttcattaattgaatgagtctttcattctttcatagCCTTGCAATGCAATGCGTGTTCAATTAAACTACTACTACCTCTCCCACTGCTACTGCcattgctactactactactactactactactactaataataataataataataataataataataataataataataataatcataataataatcataataatatcaCATGactttaaatttgttttgaattacattttcagtgagGATACTAATGTATGAGATCACATTACATTATGGCAAAAGAGTGACAATAAACAGGATGAttacagaaagtaaaaaaagcTTTAATATATACACTTTTTCTGTCACAGTTTACTACAATATTCAGGCTtaacaaatcaacaaaaaaaagtgttgtcaACATTATCCGTGAAAATGGTTTCTGAAATGTTCCATATGGCaaagtaaaatatatgaaaGTATCGACTACCCTAAAACATTTACATACAGCCtgatacaaaaataacaataatctcTCAGAACCAGCACAGTTtgatatatattacatatatactTTGTAATTTTgcacttttgaaaacaaaaatgcctTTTGATTATACATATCATGGCTAAGATAGGAAAAATTAAGCTAAGCATCCAATAAATATCCACATGGCATTATAACTGAAGAGAAAGACTATTTTGACAACGTGTAGCAGAGTAAACTTGATTCTGAATTTTTACTCTATACTTCCGCTTTTTCTCCTATGTAGGTGGTGCCCTCCATTTTCTTCAGGTCCATATCcggaaaatgtaataataagaattgcagaaaaaaagcacaccaaaccaaataataataataatattaacaataaaaaaatgactagttaaaaaaatgcatttcagacatAGTCCTTCCTGTCGTAAGTGCTAGGAGCAACAGACCTGTTGGCGGAGTAGGCCATCCGGCTCGGGGGCGCGTACTTCATCTCAGTCTGGGGAGGGCAGCTACAGCACAGGATGCTCCCTCCGATGAGCAGGAGGGCAGCTGCAGCCCAGCCTAGGTACAGGGAGGCACCGATCTCCCTCTTCTGCGCATCGATGACCAGGGGGTTGTAGAACTCCATGATGATGGTGTGAGCGGACCAGCAGACTGGAATGAGCTGCATCACTGCGGCGACGATGAAGCTAACCCCTGCTGCGATCATCACCTTGGCCTTGGTGGTCTCGTCCTCCACGCAGTTGGTGCACTTGGCCCCCACGATGGCGACCAGCAGGGCCAGGATCCCCATGATTATAGCGATGACCTCCAGAGCGCGGGCGGCCTGCAGGTCCTGGGGCAGGGCCAGCATGGAGTCGTACACCTTGCACTGCATCTGCCCCGTGCTCTGGACCACACAGCTCATCCAGATGCCTTCCCATATGACCTGCGCTGTCACGATGTTGACCCCGATGAAAGCCGTCACCCTCCACATGGGCAGGGCACAGGCCACGATGCTGACCACCCACCCAAGCACCGCCAACGTTACCCCCAGTAGCTCCAGGCCGGCGGCAGGCATTCTCCTCTCTGGTGGTTCTTCAACAGCTTTCCTCAACACTTAGAATCACAAAGGAACGTTTTTTAGTATGCGTGCGTGTCAGTGACTGTGTTGAATACTGTCTGCTATTCAGAAACTGCCCACCACAATTTTTATAGTCCTCTGCAAATAGGAGGTGGAGTCACCTACAGACAATCACGTGGGGATCGGCCAAAAGCCCTTTCAGCGTACTCAGAGCACTGACTATCATTGCTCATAAAAGCAACAGTTTTATAAGTTAACCTTTCGCCCATAGTAGTTCTCGCTATGTGTTTATTGGATTGGAAGAGTGAATAAATGGCCAGGCTTCAGTTTGTAGATTGTTAACGGTTAACAGGGAGGTTGGATCTGCATCACTGTAATCTTGACTTTAACAGGTAATTATTAAGAGAAAAGCATCACGTACGCCCTTTTCGGGTTTTTATCCAATCAATTTCTTCCTCAGTACTGACAAATGCTATACTCTCATGGcacttaaatgtaaataaagctATGTCTTTCAGCCAACTATTATTGTTACCTCCTttaatttcactgtattttcGTCAGATAGCCTTTGAAGGAATGAGCCTGCCAGCATCTGTGTAACAACAATGGCACAATGTTTTCTGGCCTGTTGCAATGCCAAAGTATGCTGCTGTGATGCTGCACCCAGGCAAAGTAATTTGGCACAGTCAATTAATGCTGAACATTAGACAGCTTTTTCACGCCATTAATAacagttaatattttttccctGCAAAATGTTCGGTGGGCCGGATGAATCCGGTGGCTTAGGAAAAAGGGGCTGTTGGTTTGGGGGTGGAGTCTGGGGATTTGTCAAGGTGATTCAAGGTGTTAAAACCTTCCTTGTTTATTGTCCCATAAATGTGGAATGTTTCCagtttgaaattttgaaaatcaACTGATGAAATAGGTGACTGAATCTATGGAGTGTTTGGTCATTTGTCTGCATGAAAGCTTACCATATAAGATAGATTGTGGGAAGAGAGAATActtatcttttttcatttgcttgTAAGCATTGAAAAaacagtgaatgtgtgtttgtgtatgtgtgtgtgtgtgtgtgcatagggcAGGGTGGTTGATGTTGCCTCATTAGGGGATGTGTGGGTGACCCTGTTATCACTAGTCACAGATGACCCTCAAGGACATTGTGGCATTAGGCCTTCAGTCTAACATCATTAGTAATACCCCTTTCACACCAGTGAATTTATCTGTAGCATGGTGGCCATTTTTGGAGTTGTGACAGgagtttatttgctttattgtgTGATTTGTCTAGTTCCGCAGTGgcaacaaatataaaacaagggAATAAAATACTCTAACTTGTTGAAGTTTTTAAAAGGTCTGAACTCAGTTCTGTAAAGGCCAGCTACCCAGTGAGCTTTGAAAGGTACAACAATTTATGCATATGGAATTTCCTCAAAAACTACGTTCAGACAATAGATACAGTGACACTTCATCAAAACTTCCTCTTTTATTGGCCAGTATACTATACACTTTATAGCAAAATAATTGGTAATTGGTGGTTTGTAGAATCCGCTCAGCAGATTAAATCCACTTTATGGCACACAAATGGATTAAATGTTGTTCACCACGTATCTCTAAacgatacacacacgcacatgataGGCGCCCAAACAATGGAACATTGTTGGAACTCAGATCTGAACTGAAAACGAAACCTTTCTGATCCCtcca is from Anguilla anguilla isolate fAngAng1 chromosome 9, fAngAng1.pri, whole genome shotgun sequence and encodes:
- the LOC118236501 gene encoding claudin-3-like, with the translated sequence MSAGLEIVGIALGVVGWIIGIVACAMPMWKVTAFIGSNIVTAQVIWEGLWMNCVTQSTGQMQCKVYDSMLALPQDLQAARALTVISIIVSVLAVLISIVGAKCTNCIEDEASKAKVMIIAGIFFIVAGVMQLVPMCWTANTIIRDFYNPLLTDAQRRELGASLYIGWASAALLIIGGAMLCCSCPPKEEKRYNPSRMAYSAPRSTGGAGYDKKDYV
- the cldnc gene encoding claudin c; translated protein: MPAAGLELLGVTLAVLGWVVSIVACALPMWRVTAFIGVNIVTAQVIWEGIWMSCVVQSTGQMQCKVYDSMLALPQDLQAARALEVIAIIMGILALLVAIVGAKCTNCVEDETTKAKVMIAAGVSFIVAAVMQLIPVCWSAHTIIMEFYNPLVIDAQKREIGASLYLGWAAAALLLIGGSILCCSCPPQTEMKYAPPSRMAYSANRSVAPSTYDRKDYV